Within the Prevotella scopos JCM 17725 genome, the region TGTTTATGAAGTTCTTGATATCACAGAGAATTATTGGGCAAGACGCATTATTTGTGGTTATCCAGCTAATGTCATGCAGAAACTCTATGCAACATTGCACCATGATGTGATGCGAATTTACGAGAGGCATGAGAAGAGAAATATTCCCGTAGAGGTCTCTTATGCAGAGATTATGAAGTATCTTCTGTTAAAGAAACAGGGTAATTCTATCTTTCCTGATGACAGAGCGGTGGATATGGAGTTTCCAATTCGTCAGATTTATAAATTACCCATTGACTACAAGTACTTCTTATTTGAAAGAATGGAAAATGAAAATAGTAATGAGGGAATACAACCTATTGTTGAAAAGATGAAAGAAGGTGTAGTTACAATAGAACATATTATGCCTCAAACTTTGACTCTTCAATGGAAACAGGAACTTGGCGAGCGATACGAGGAAATCTACGAAAAGTATCTTCATACCTTTGCTAACCTTACGCTAACTGGTTATAACACTAACTACAGCAACCGTTCTTTCCAAGATAAAAAAAATGGATATGAGTATAAGGGTGTAAAGGTATATGGTCTTAATGAGTCTAAGTATGAATTAAGTAGCTATTTGAAGACCTGTGATTATTGGACGGAAGAACAATTGATAGAAAGAGGCACTTTGTTATTGCAGCGTTTCAAGAGCTTATGGCCTATGATCTCTACTATATATACCCCACTTGAGAAAGATATGGAAACAGTATCATTAGCTGATGATGAGTACGAGTGGACCAGTCGTAACATTCTTGCTTTCACCTATAAAGGACAAAAGTATACTGTGTCAAATTGGAAGAGTATGCTAATTCAACTATGCCAATTACTATATAAGGAGAACCCAACAAGTATTATTCATCTAAGTCATAATGGACTGTGGCTCCATGATACAGAAAAGAATAATAGAACAAAAGTTGCTGAAGGATGTTTTGTACATACTGCATGCGACACTCGAACAAAGAAAACTATTATTAAGTTTATTTTTGAGAAGTGTCACATCCCAGAAACTGATTTAGAAATACACTTGCAACCTGTTACAGAAAAGCAGTTAGAGGAAGAATAGTTATTTTCCTACAATAAGTTATTCACGTTTGTTCTATTTTCCACAATAGATGTAGAACTTTTAAAGATGTGTTTATAGCTTATATTGAAAAAGAGGACAGTACGAATTAATATATAAAAGTTGTAGGGGATAGGTGTTTTAGTAATTCTGTATATGATTATCAGTCAGTTACGATAGATATTTACTCCTATAACTGATGTAATATTAATAATATTATACAACGCATACGATAGTAACTACTATTGTTTGAGAGACTTAATGGGCACTAAATATTCGAGACATAAAATCTTATATATTGAGAATTAAGTTTGAAATGCAGTTGCTGTCATTTTTAACATTTCGCATTATTATCTGTAATACAGAATATTATAAATCAAAAACGAGTGACAGTAATGACAGTAAGTTTAATTTTATTGCTGTCCGATAAAAATAAACTGAAAGTTCTGTATCTCTTTACCCATCGGTGTTGCAGCCGTTTTACTTATCCATGGGCTTGGTTTTCAGTTTTAAACTGTAAGCATTATAAAATGTGCTTATTTTGACAAGGGAAGCCTTATAATAACCAAATAAATTAATGAAATCATAAGTTTAAGTCTATTTTATCTAATACAGATAACTCCTCAAAAGTTTTATCGGACACCAATAGTTTAATTTCTTATCATTCGGTCAGGATGCGTAGTTTATGAGATATCTATATTAATCCTCGATTATTCATTAGATTGTAGGACTAAAGTTTAACTCCAATAAAAGATATACTATTTTTGATGACATTACTCATTAACATAGCTGAATTAAAAACAATTATACCAATAGGCGATTAAGGTATTGCATTCTTTAATGCTGACATGCCGCACATATTGTGCTTACGGCAAACACGAGACGTGTTGATGTACAACACGATATGTGATGGCAACCTTAAGTTGCGTTTTTAGGACTGACTCGTAGATATACCCAATGACGGAATAGTCTTTCTATCTTAAAGTTCCAAATAGAATGCGTAACTATTTGGACACAATTTAGAAGTTGCTGTCACTCCTATCACAACAAACTACACTGTAAGTGACTTATTATAAACTCTTTATCACAAATGTTAAAACTGACAGCAACTAAAAACAAAAATAAAATAGGGGGAATAAGAATACAAAAATCCTCGCTATGACTGCTAATTGGTGTGACATATCTCCGAAGGCATCTCCCCTTGATATGCCGTCTATACTAAACCGTCTAACTGCTTCTTAAGTTCTTTCAGCTGGTCGCGCACAGAGAAGAGGGTTTCCATTACCTTTTGACTCTTGTCGGCACCACTTCTGTTCTCCTGCAACATCTTACGAGCTGCAGCAATCTTAAAGCCACGCACCTTGACAAGATTGTAAATAACCTTTATCTGTTCAATGTCCTTCTCCGTATATTGGCGTACACGATTACCCGTCGTCTTAGGACGAAGGTGTGGAAACTCGGTTTCCCAATATCTCAACAGACTCTCCGTAACGTTAATCTGCTGTGCCACTTCCTTGATAGAATAATACAGTTTGCGCGGATTCTCTGCCATGTCTTAGTAACTTTTATATCAATTATTTACACAATCTTAGGTCTGAATAGGAAGACTATGTCCACCTCTAAAAGAAGTTTTTACGTATTCAGCAGCCTAATTGTTTGCAAAAATACTCAAAAGTCAGTATCTTTGCAACACTTTTAGGTAGAAAAATTGAATTAAAAATAAAATAAAGATGATGACAGCAAACGAAATCCGCGACTCTTACTTGAAATTCTTTGAGTCGAAGGGACACGTTATCGTACCGTCTGCCCCTATGGTTATTAAGGACGACCCTACACTGATGTTTACAAATGCTGGTATGAACCAGTGGAAAGATATTATCCTCGGAACAAAGGAACCAGAGCCTCGTCGCCGCACTGACTCACAGAAATGTCTGCGTGTTAGTGGTAAGCACAATGACTTGGAGGAGGTTGGTCGTGATGCAGCACTCAGCCATCACACAAT harbors:
- a CDS encoding DUF262 domain-containing protein, whose protein sequence is MKYATHISEFFYDPKAFFIIPLYQRKYAWDRDNCRRLFEDILKIQKYNRPSHFFGSIVTVKDNELENDLLVIDGQQRITTISLIILALRNAVNKGQLECEDKEMMMQTTQPYLYAMFRKVPRKIKLCPIESDKPAYDVLFENNPKKFITSSGLTDNYNFYYEQIISCGLTFEQIFEAVEKLIIIDLRLESSDEPQLIFESLNSTGKDLTEADKVRNFLLMALTKDQQEDYYHRYWKKIEEYTDGDPTMFIRDYLTIHIKRICNINNLYFEFKEFSELNNKNREEFLADLLHYAEYYTQIVKGRTESIKINRKLNQLASIGSQVAMPFYLSFFNYKDQHLLSEEAVYEVLDITENYWARRIICGYPANVMQKLYATLHHDVMRIYERHEKRNIPVEVSYAEIMKYLLLKKQGNSIFPDDRAVDMEFPIRQIYKLPIDYKYFLFERMENENSNEGIQPIVEKMKEGVVTIEHIMPQTLTLQWKQELGERYEEIYEKYLHTFANLTLTGYNTNYSNRSFQDKKNGYEYKGVKVYGLNESKYELSSYLKTCDYWTEEQLIERGTLLLQRFKSLWPMISTIYTPLEKDMETVSLADDEYEWTSRNILAFTYKGQKYTVSNWKSMLIQLCQLLYKENPTSIIHLSHNGLWLHDTEKNNRTKVAEGCFVHTACDTRTKKTIIKFIFEKCHIPETDLEIHLQPVTEKQLEEE
- a CDS encoding MerR family transcriptional regulator, whose product is MAENPRKLYYSIKEVAQQINVTESLLRYWETEFPHLRPKTTGNRVRQYTEKDIEQIKVIYNLVKVRGFKIAAARKMLQENRSGADKSQKVMETLFSVRDQLKELKKQLDGLV